One Candidatus Dependentiae bacterium genomic region harbors:
- a CDS encoding pyridoxamine 5'-phosphate oxidase family protein yields MAKHVGVKLPEDLIEYLKHEKCVATLATFSEKGIPNTTPVQCIYPKGQESLLLSIHKEHTGYHNMVWQKKIMLCFIGEGNIAYSVLGRAGVVRAPSIVHPLMNIVRIDIIDIKSDRSILTKVDQGVVWSYTSAEAEELVKSLFKELRDLAKTL; encoded by the coding sequence ATGGCAAAACACGTAGGGGTAAAATTACCCGAAGATCTCATTGAATATTTGAAACATGAAAAGTGCGTCGCAACATTAGCTACCTTTTCTGAAAAAGGTATTCCTAATACGACGCCCGTCCAGTGCATTTACCCTAAAGGACAAGAGAGCCTTCTGCTCAGTATCCACAAGGAGCATACCGGTTATCACAACATGGTATGGCAGAAAAAGATTATGCTTTGCTTCATTGGAGAAGGCAACATCGCTTACAGCGTGCTGGGACGAGCAGGTGTTGTGCGTGCTCCATCAATTGTTCACCCACTCATGAACATCGTACGCATCGACATTATTGACATTAAATCTGATCGTTCTATTCTTACAAAAGTAGATCAAGGCGTTGTTTGGAGCTATACCTCAGCTGAAGCCGAGGAGCTTGTTAAGAGTCTTTTCAAAGAGCTCAGA